A part of Paenibacillus sp. 481 genomic DNA contains:
- the gnd gene encoding phosphogluconate dehydrogenase (NAD(+)-dependent, decarboxylating) — protein MKVGLIGLGKMGLNLGQNLLDHKHEVVAYDVNQSAIDEMKGYGATGAATLQELVQATETPRVMWIMVPHGVVDSVLDELSGLLSQGDIVIEAGNSHYKESIQRYERMKQLGISFFDVGTSGGMEGARHGASYMVGGDADTWSVIEPIFKDTAVENGYLYAGKAGSGHFLKMVHNGIEYGMMASIGEGFEVLEKSDFDYDYEKVAHLWNHGSVIRSWLMELTERAFSKDAKLDEIRGIMHSSGEGKWTVETALDLQTATPVIALSLLMRYRSLEQDTFTGKVVAALRNEFGGHAVEKK, from the coding sequence ATGAAAGTCGGACTTATTGGATTAGGAAAAATGGGCTTGAACCTAGGCCAGAACTTACTTGACCACAAACATGAAGTCGTTGCTTACGACGTGAACCAGAGTGCAATTGACGAGATGAAAGGCTACGGCGCGACAGGAGCAGCAACGTTGCAAGAGCTTGTGCAAGCAACGGAAACACCACGTGTAATGTGGATTATGGTTCCGCATGGTGTCGTTGATTCGGTGTTGGACGAGCTGTCAGGCTTGCTATCCCAAGGGGACATCGTCATTGAGGCGGGTAACTCTCACTATAAAGAATCGATTCAACGTTATGAGCGGATGAAACAGCTAGGCATTAGCTTCTTCGACGTCGGAACGTCCGGCGGGATGGAAGGTGCGCGTCACGGGGCGAGCTACATGGTTGGTGGAGATGCGGATACGTGGAGCGTCATCGAGCCTATTTTTAAAGACACAGCTGTTGAAAATGGGTACTTGTACGCTGGCAAAGCAGGTAGCGGTCACTTTTTGAAAATGGTACACAACGGCATCGAATACGGCATGATGGCGTCGATTGGCGAAGGCTTTGAAGTGTTAGAGAAAAGTGATTTCGATTACGATTACGAAAAAGTGGCCCATTTATGGAACCACGGCTCGGTTATTCGCTCATGGTTGATGGAGCTGACAGAGCGCGCATTTTCGAAAGATGCGAAGCTGGATGAGATTAGAGGCATTATGCACTCTTCTGGCGAGGGCAAATGGACGGTTGAAACCGCGCTCGATTTACAAACGGCGACGCCAGTTATCGCGTTGTCCTTGCTGATGCGTTACCGCTCCTTGGAGCAGGATACGTTTACAGGCAAAGTAGTTGCGGCGCTGCGCAATGAATTCGGTGGGCATGCAGTGGAGAAGAAGTAA
- the fsa gene encoding fructose-6-phosphate aldolase produces the protein MKFFLDTGNIEEIKRISRLGLVDGVTTNPSIIAKEGRKFKDVIQEIASIVSGPVSAEVISLDADEMVKEADELVKWAPNVVIKLPLTEAGLEATYRLSQKGIKTNVTLIFTAAQGLMAAKAGATYISPFVGRLDDIGTDGMQLVHDLKQILTIHNLNTEIIAASIRNIQHVEQAALAGAHIATIPGSLLPALWKHPLTDSGIERFLKDWESVPKN, from the coding sequence ATGAAATTTTTCTTGGACACAGGTAACATTGAGGAAATTAAACGGATTAGCCGTCTCGGTCTGGTCGACGGAGTAACGACAAACCCATCTATTATTGCAAAAGAAGGACGCAAATTTAAAGATGTTATTCAAGAAATCGCAAGCATCGTATCGGGGCCTGTCAGTGCGGAAGTCATCAGTCTTGATGCCGATGAAATGGTTAAAGAAGCAGATGAATTGGTAAAATGGGCACCGAACGTGGTTATTAAGTTGCCACTTACAGAAGCGGGTTTGGAAGCGACTTATCGCTTGTCGCAAAAAGGCATTAAGACGAACGTAACGCTTATCTTTACAGCTGCGCAAGGTCTAATGGCAGCGAAAGCAGGCGCAACTTATATTAGCCCGTTCGTCGGCCGCTTGGACGACATTGGTACAGACGGCATGCAGCTTGTCCATGATCTCAAGCAAATACTGACGATTCACAACTTGAACACCGAAATCATTGCGGCGAGCATTCGCAATATCCAGCATGTAGAGCAAGCTGCGCTGGCAGGCGCTCACATCGCGACAATTCCAGGTTCCTTGCTTCCTGCGCTGTGGAAGCATCCTTTGACAGACTCGGGCATCGAGCGCTTCTTGAAAGACTGGGAGTCAGTGCCTAAAAACTAA
- the zwf gene encoding glucose-6-phosphate dehydrogenase, which produces MDAMTFVLFGATGDLAKRKIFPALYNLYVDQKMPQAFSVIGLGRSEVSNEQFQANVAQSLATFSRREVSDETAVQSFLDAFRYVKHDATNPEDYHKLLGVVQQRERELNIPENRLFYLSVAPQFFDVIANNLKESGLGTTQGWKRLVIEKPFGHDLQSARELNAKLSHAFAEEEVYRIDHYLGKSMVKNLEVLESSNPVLKALWSNRYIANVQITASETVGVEERAAYYDKTGAIRDMFQNHMLQLLMMTAMQLPTNCTPDQIRFKKKKVLEALRPLNKEEVRADVIRGQYAAGEIQGEAVVAYTSEPGVEASSLNDTFIAARLWIDDPFWKDVPFFIRTGKRMKEKSTRIVIEFKNPLDKLQADADLKSNKHYPNLLTIQINPNESITLQLNSKNPLKGGEVEPIQMNFSLDQHDLPEAYENLIFDALRGDVSFFTHWDEVELAWKWVQPILEAFADNTVPLHTYPAGSFGPEASDQLLEQEGAKWWQ; this is translated from the coding sequence ATGGATGCAATGACGTTTGTGTTGTTCGGAGCAACGGGAGATTTAGCAAAACGCAAAATTTTTCCGGCGCTATACAATTTATATGTGGACCAAAAAATGCCGCAGGCCTTTTCGGTTATAGGTCTAGGCCGAAGCGAAGTGTCGAACGAACAATTTCAAGCAAACGTAGCTCAATCCTTAGCTACTTTTTCGAGACGTGAAGTATCGGACGAGACAGCTGTTCAGTCCTTTCTGGATGCATTCCGCTACGTTAAGCACGACGCGACGAATCCAGAGGATTATCACAAGCTGCTTGGAGTCGTCCAACAACGTGAACGTGAGTTGAACATTCCGGAAAATCGTCTGTTCTACTTATCTGTGGCTCCGCAATTTTTCGATGTTATCGCGAACAACTTGAAGGAAAGTGGTTTGGGTACGACGCAAGGTTGGAAGCGTCTCGTCATTGAGAAGCCGTTCGGGCATGATCTCCAATCTGCCCGTGAGCTGAATGCGAAGCTAAGCCATGCTTTTGCGGAGGAAGAAGTTTACCGTATCGATCATTATCTCGGTAAATCGATGGTGAAAAATCTTGAAGTGTTGGAGAGCAGCAATCCTGTTCTCAAAGCGTTATGGTCTAACCGTTACATCGCAAATGTACAAATCACGGCGAGTGAAACGGTCGGCGTCGAGGAGCGGGCAGCCTATTATGACAAGACTGGCGCGATTCGCGACATGTTCCAGAACCATATGCTGCAACTGTTAATGATGACAGCGATGCAATTGCCTACCAACTGTACACCTGATCAAATTCGCTTTAAGAAGAAAAAGGTGTTGGAGGCGCTGCGTCCTTTAAATAAAGAAGAAGTCCGTGCAGATGTCATTCGCGGCCAGTATGCCGCAGGTGAAATTCAGGGAGAGGCGGTGGTGGCCTATACGTCAGAACCTGGAGTGGAGGCCTCTTCACTCAATGATACCTTTATTGCCGCACGATTATGGATTGATGACCCATTCTGGAAAGACGTTCCCTTCTTTATTCGCACAGGTAAGCGAATGAAGGAGAAGTCGACCCGCATCGTCATCGAATTCAAAAATCCGTTGGATAAGCTGCAAGCGGATGCGGATTTGAAATCGAATAAGCACTATCCGAATTTGTTAACGATACAAATTAATCCGAACGAAAGCATTACGCTCCAATTGAATAGTAAAAACCCGCTCAAAGGCGGCGAGGTTGAGCCCATTCAGATGAATTTCTCATTGGACCAGCACGATTTGCCTGAAGCGTATGAAAATTTAATTTTCGATGCGCTGCGTGGTGATGTGTCGTTCTTTACGCATTGGGATGAGGTTGAATTGGCTTGGAAATGGGTGCAGCCGATATTAGAAGCGTTTGCGGACAATACGGTGCCGCTGCACACGTATCCAGCAGGTTCATTTGGGCCTGAAGCTTCGGACCAACTATTGGAGCAAGAAGGCGCCAAGTGGTGGCAATAA
- a CDS encoding glucose-6-phosphate isomerase → MTISFDYSNALAFMQQSEVDQLSEFVATAHQMIHEKKGAGSDYLGWVDLPIHYDKEEFARIKQAAAAIRNHSDALIVIGIGGSYLGARAAIEALSHTFHNQMKGNTQVYFAGQNISSTYITHLLEMLEGKDISVNVISKSGTTTEPAIAFRILRDYMEKKYGKEGAKKRIFATTDRAQGALKKLADEEGYESFVIPDDVGGRYSVLTPVGLLPIAVAGLDIDKMMAGAATAAHKYNNPDLATNESYQYAAVRNALYRKGKDIELLVNYEPSLHYVAEWWKQLFGESEGKDQKGLFPASVDFSTDLHSMGQYVQEGRRNLIETVLQVKKPRVEFTIKKEAGNLDGLNFLAGKTMDEVNKNAFQGTLLAHVDGGVPNLIVELDELNEYTFGEMVYFFEKAVAISGYLLGVNPFDQPGVEAYKKNMFALLGKPGFEAERTALMKRLSK, encoded by the coding sequence ATGACGATTTCGTTCGATTACTCGAATGCCCTCGCGTTTATGCAGCAGAGCGAGGTTGACCAATTAAGTGAATTTGTTGCAACAGCACACCAGATGATTCATGAAAAAAAGGGAGCCGGCTCCGACTACCTCGGATGGGTCGATCTGCCGATTCACTATGATAAAGAAGAGTTTGCGCGGATTAAGCAAGCAGCGGCAGCTATACGAAATCATTCGGATGCGTTGATCGTAATCGGAATTGGTGGCTCCTATCTCGGCGCAAGAGCTGCGATTGAGGCGTTGTCCCATACGTTTCATAACCAGATGAAAGGCAACACGCAAGTTTATTTTGCCGGACAGAACATTAGCTCGACGTATATTACGCACCTGCTTGAAATGCTTGAAGGCAAGGACATCTCGGTTAACGTGATTTCCAAATCAGGAACAACGACAGAGCCAGCTATCGCCTTCCGCATTTTGCGTGATTATATGGAGAAGAAGTACGGCAAGGAAGGCGCGAAGAAACGGATCTTCGCGACGACAGACCGTGCGCAAGGCGCATTGAAGAAGCTGGCGGACGAAGAAGGCTACGAGTCGTTCGTCATTCCAGACGACGTGGGCGGCCGATATTCGGTGCTGACGCCAGTAGGCTTGCTGCCGATTGCGGTCGCAGGGCTCGATATTGATAAGATGATGGCAGGCGCAGCGACAGCTGCCCATAAATACAACAATCCTGACCTAGCGACCAATGAAAGCTATCAGTATGCGGCTGTGCGCAACGCGCTTTATCGCAAAGGCAAAGACATTGAGCTGCTCGTCAATTACGAGCCATCGCTTCATTATGTAGCCGAATGGTGGAAGCAGCTATTTGGCGAAAGCGAAGGCAAAGATCAAAAAGGTCTGTTCCCAGCTTCTGTGGACTTCTCAACGGATTTACATTCGATGGGCCAATACGTGCAGGAAGGCCGTCGCAATCTCATCGAAACCGTATTGCAAGTGAAGAAGCCGCGTGTCGAATTTACGATTAAGAAGGAAGCGGGCAATTTGGACGGCTTGAACTTCCTAGCTGGCAAGACGATGGACGAAGTGAACAAAAACGCGTTCCAAGGCACGTTGCTCGCCCATGTAGATGGCGGTGTACCGAACTTGATCGTGGAGCTGGACGAGCTAAATGAATACACATTTGGCGAAATGGTGTATTTCTTTGAAAAAGCGGTCGCGATCAGTGGCTACTTGCTCGGCGTGAATCCATTTGACCAGCCTGGTGTTGAGGCGTATAAGAAAAATATGTTCGCCCTGCTCGGCAAGCCGGGCTTTGAGGCGGAACGAACAGCACTAATGAAACGTTTATCTAAATAA
- a CDS encoding response regulator transcription factor, giving the protein MGQTILIVEDEPILREIVKDYFQNEGFDVLEAEDGKQALTLFEQHDVHLIILDVMLPQLDGWSVCRRIRKTSNVPIIMLTARVDEDDTLLGFELGANDYVTKPYSPPILLARAKRLLNQISHMPPVASAAHEPSVQIQSGPLSEDSLSRGGITIHFPSRSVRIDGQPINLTHTEFEILAYLMQNYGIVLTREQIILKIWSYEFAGDDRTINTHIRNLRHKLGVKAKLIMTVVRTGYKFEELG; this is encoded by the coding sequence ATGGGACAAACCATTCTCATCGTGGAAGATGAGCCTATTTTAAGGGAAATCGTAAAAGATTACTTTCAGAACGAAGGCTTCGATGTATTGGAAGCCGAGGACGGCAAACAAGCGCTAACCTTATTTGAGCAGCATGATGTTCATTTAATTATTTTGGACGTGATGCTGCCGCAATTGGACGGATGGTCCGTGTGCAGGCGTATTCGCAAAACGTCCAATGTTCCCATCATTATGCTAACCGCACGCGTAGATGAAGATGATACCTTGCTTGGCTTTGAATTAGGTGCCAATGACTATGTAACTAAACCGTACAGCCCGCCAATTTTGCTGGCCAGAGCAAAGCGGCTACTTAACCAAATTTCACATATGCCCCCAGTCGCTTCTGCTGCCCACGAGCCAAGCGTACAAATTCAAAGTGGCCCATTAAGCGAAGATTCCCTGTCACGGGGAGGCATTACGATTCATTTTCCGTCGCGGTCCGTGCGGATTGATGGCCAACCGATCAATTTAACGCATACGGAGTTTGAAATTTTAGCGTATTTGATGCAGAACTATGGCATTGTACTCACGCGGGAGCAAATTATTTTGAAAATATGGAGTTATGAGTTTGCTGGTGATGATCGGACGATTAACACGCATATCCGCAACTTACGCCATAAGCTGGGTGTTAAAGCGAAGCTCATTATGACGGTTGTGCGGACCGGTTATAAATTTGAGGAACTAGGATGA
- a CDS encoding aspartyl-phosphate phosphatase Spo0E family protein, whose product MGNDYLLNEIQKLKDQLVRAVDEHHSLTNERVVQISQELDIYVLQFQKNVWARMNERGTLQ is encoded by the coding sequence ATGGGAAATGATTATCTTCTTAATGAAATTCAAAAACTCAAGGACCAGTTAGTAAGGGCAGTAGACGAACACCACAGTTTAACCAATGAACGCGTCGTGCAAATCAGCCAAGAGCTAGACATTTACGTGTTGCAGTTCCAAAAAAACGTCTGGGCCAGAATGAATGAAAGGGGGACTCTACAATGA
- a CDS encoding SMI1/KNR4 family protein: protein MTTKILKGLKKRLNNNSLVIPDVYGNWHVARFSFHPPTTTDQLRAFYDQYKFMLHSDYIEFLKIHNGARLFSVGTDSGIEIFSLEQLAEQLETSSPHHPHHLTIARSQSTRFCIRETAAGLYLAGNTGWVNAYLQINFAQWLGHLIIANGFDYWNWKIAQPTPTQ from the coding sequence ATGACGACTAAGATTCTTAAAGGTTTGAAAAAGCGACTGAATAACAACAGCTTGGTTATCCCTGATGTGTACGGCAATTGGCATGTTGCAAGATTCTCATTCCATCCACCAACAACCACAGATCAACTTCGTGCCTTTTACGATCAATACAAATTCATGCTCCACAGTGATTACATCGAATTTTTAAAGATTCATAATGGGGCTAGGTTATTTAGTGTTGGTACAGATTCTGGCATTGAAATATTCAGTTTGGAACAGCTAGCCGAGCAATTAGAAACAAGCAGTCCACATCATCCGCATCATCTGACTATCGCTCGTAGTCAATCAACTAGATTCTGCATTCGAGAAACGGCAGCAGGCCTATATTTAGCAGGTAACACAGGCTGGGTCAACGCCTACTTGCAGATTAACTTTGCGCAATGGCTCGGGCATTTGATAATCGCTAATGGTTTTGATTATTGGAACTGGAAGATTGCTCAACCAACTCCAACACAATAG
- a CDS encoding N-acetylmuramoyl-L-alanine amidase family protein has translation MKKGFFPSLCVLIFICLVAVIYIFGEQIESVMAQQGGQQEDNRRLDGKTIVIDPGHGGKDVGSIGQAGTYEKDVALLTAKHIQRELAEQTGATVLLTRDQDETVQLPERVAMAESANADLYISLHYDAYVTKDVSGITTYYHKQEDRQLADILHQSLFQQDLQTKDRGVRQGDYYVIRENRSPAVLLELGYISNANDEQQMNSAQFQKKVTKAIVDGVADYLTL, from the coding sequence ATGAAAAAAGGATTTTTCCCCAGCCTGTGCGTGCTCATTTTTATATGCTTGGTTGCTGTAATTTATATATTTGGTGAACAAATAGAGTCGGTCATGGCGCAGCAAGGCGGGCAACAAGAAGATAATCGTCGCTTAGATGGGAAAACGATTGTTATCGACCCTGGTCATGGTGGCAAAGATGTTGGATCGATCGGCCAAGCTGGAACGTACGAGAAAGACGTTGCCTTGCTAACGGCCAAACATATTCAACGTGAATTAGCCGAACAAACAGGGGCGACCGTCCTCTTAACGCGTGATCAAGATGAGACGGTACAATTGCCGGAGCGTGTAGCTATGGCAGAGTCTGCTAACGCGGATCTTTATATAAGTCTGCACTATGATGCGTATGTGACCAAAGATGTGTCAGGCATAACGACTTATTATCATAAACAAGAAGATAGACAGCTTGCGGACATCCTACATCAATCTTTGTTCCAGCAAGATTTGCAAACGAAAGATCGCGGGGTAAGACAAGGCGACTATTATGTGATTCGTGAAAATAGGAGCCCTGCGGTACTGCTTGAATTAGGTTACATTTCAAATGCGAATGATGAGCAGCAAATGAATTCGGCACAATTTCAGAAGAAGGTGACGAAGGCGATTGTAGATGGCGTTGCCGACTATTTAACGTTATAA
- a CDS encoding winged helix-turn-helix transcriptional regulator — protein sequence MQEDEQKHQKHLCEKVETSHQIIGKKWVALIVHCLMEEPKRFSEIHAFIPDLSKRVLNERMKELEENGIVLRNVIPERPIRTEYCLTKKGTELGKALKAVEDWALKWL from the coding sequence ATGCAAGAGGATGAGCAAAAACACCAGAAACACTTGTGTGAAAAGGTTGAAACTTCACATCAAATCATCGGCAAAAAATGGGTTGCGTTAATTGTGCACTGTTTAATGGAGGAACCGAAACGATTCAGTGAAATTCATGCGTTTATTCCTGATCTCAGCAAGCGTGTATTGAATGAACGGATGAAGGAATTAGAAGAGAACGGAATCGTACTGCGAAATGTCATTCCAGAACGCCCCATTCGTACGGAATATTGCCTTACGAAAAAAGGAACCGAGTTAGGTAAAGCGTTGAAGGCCGTAGAGGATTGGGCTTTAAAATGGCTGTAA
- a CDS encoding helix-turn-helix transcriptional regulator, producing the protein MIQPRKWLIHLRGAKTQKEVATMSDINRSSYSNIERGRRDPSVQVAMRIGEALGFSWYQFFERGDSIACDEVKATPTVNRRSH; encoded by the coding sequence ATGATTCAGCCACGTAAATGGCTCATTCATCTTAGAGGAGCTAAGACACAAAAAGAAGTGGCCACTATGTCCGACATTAATCGCAGCTCCTATTCCAACATCGAAAGGGGTAGACGCGATCCGAGTGTTCAAGTAGCCATGCGAATTGGAGAAGCTCTCGGATTTAGTTGGTATCAATTTTTCGAGAGGGGTGATTCTATTGCTTGTGACGAAGTAAAGGCTACGCCTACCGTGAATAGACGCAGCCACTAA
- a CDS encoding manganese-dependent inorganic pyrophosphatase produces the protein MEKVLIFGHKNPDTDTICSAIAYAELKKSLGLNAEAIRLGSVNGETQYALDYFKVEAPRLVEQVASEAKDVILVDHNERQQSANDIDQVRVIEVIDHHRIANFETAGPLYYRAEPVGCTATILNKMYKENGVAIRKEIAGLMLSAIISDSLLFKSPTCTEQDVAAARELAEIAGVNADSYGLDMLKAGADLSDKTIAQLISLDAKEFQMGSSKVEIAQVNAVDVNDVLARQAEVEAALESIISEKELDLFLFVVTDILNNDSVGLALGKAANAVEQAYNVTLTDNKAILKGVVSRKSQIVPVLTDVFNKQ, from the coding sequence ATGGAAAAAGTACTTATCTTCGGACATAAAAACCCAGACACAGATACGATTTGTTCTGCTATCGCTTACGCTGAATTGAAAAAGAGCTTGGGCTTAAATGCTGAAGCTATTCGTTTAGGTAGCGTTAATGGTGAAACGCAATATGCGTTGGACTATTTTAAAGTAGAAGCACCACGCCTAGTTGAACAAGTGGCTAGTGAAGCCAAAGACGTTATCTTGGTTGACCATAACGAGCGTCAACAAAGCGCAAATGACATCGATCAAGTTCGTGTCATTGAAGTTATCGACCACCACCGTATCGCGAACTTCGAGACGGCGGGTCCTTTGTACTACCGTGCTGAGCCAGTTGGCTGCACAGCGACAATCTTGAATAAGATGTACAAAGAAAATGGCGTAGCCATCCGTAAGGAAATTGCAGGCTTGATGTTGTCGGCTATTATTTCCGACTCCTTGTTGTTCAAGTCCCCAACTTGCACAGAGCAAGATGTAGCAGCAGCTCGCGAATTGGCTGAAATCGCTGGCGTTAACGCAGACAGCTATGGCTTGGACATGTTGAAAGCTGGCGCTGATTTGAGCGACAAGACGATTGCACAGCTGATCTCTTTGGATGCAAAAGAGTTCCAAATGGGCAGCTCTAAGGTTGAAATTGCTCAAGTTAACGCTGTTGACGTTAACGATGTGCTTGCGCGTCAAGCTGAAGTTGAAGCAGCGCTTGAAAGCATCATTTCCGAGAAAGAATTGGACTTGTTCTTGTTCGTCGTAACGGACATTTTGAACAACGATTCTGTAGGTTTGGCGCTTGGTAAAGCTGCAAATGCAGTTGAGCAAGCTTACAACGTGACATTGACTGACAATAAAGCGATCCTTAAAGGCGTCGTTTCGCGTAAATCGCAAATCGTCCCTGTCTTGACTGATGTATTTAACAAGCAATAA
- a CDS encoding helix-turn-helix domain-containing protein, with amino-acid sequence MSTGSLQYTTIGDLIRHHRCALNLTQQQLAELSSVEKSAISRIESGETKRPDFKTIQAISNVLNISFYELIKHYVKVDDRPDVLKGLLLQAVAASDKKAIQTLSLSFLESQREESYDLAEKLYFTAMEVQDEMGKLEITKAIINYSKSRGIQQFYAKGLMQKYFIERDDFRNLETIYRAHIHILEYADFLPHEEKLTLYYRAGVHAYSLMLFQDCINLCKNVVHNDTSKSQIKSDALYLLCISSFDINNYEKGQFFLEQYAKFDHISGVSEKVKIVTAIANGKIGKVDLAIVQLNDLMSKTSMRNSTTVISQLIELYLQKNHITAAEHLLSYETAFREMVITSPVKQAELSKYYRLKGLVLLAKVNIDDAFDSLLYSALEYAKIKRYNEVFENFSIITKQLLKNKSLVSDETIQKIDAVFDELKRKKEEG; translated from the coding sequence ATGTCCACGGGTTCGCTACAGTATACGACCATTGGCGACCTCATAAGACACCACAGATGTGCTTTGAATTTAACACAGCAACAACTTGCAGAGCTATCAAGCGTTGAAAAGTCTGCAATTTCAAGAATAGAAAGCGGAGAAACAAAGCGCCCAGACTTTAAAACGATTCAAGCAATCAGCAACGTATTGAATATCTCTTTTTATGAATTAATAAAGCATTATGTTAAGGTTGATGACCGCCCCGATGTATTAAAAGGACTACTCCTGCAAGCTGTTGCAGCATCCGATAAAAAAGCCATTCAAACCTTGTCGCTAAGTTTCCTTGAGTCGCAACGCGAAGAAAGCTATGACCTCGCCGAAAAACTTTACTTTACTGCAATGGAAGTACAAGATGAGATGGGAAAATTGGAAATAACGAAAGCCATCATTAATTATTCTAAAAGTCGTGGGATTCAACAATTCTACGCTAAAGGATTAATGCAAAAATATTTTATCGAAAGAGATGACTTCCGAAATTTAGAAACCATTTACCGAGCCCATATACACATTTTAGAATATGCTGACTTTCTCCCTCATGAAGAAAAACTAACGCTTTACTACAGGGCAGGAGTTCATGCCTACAGTTTGATGTTGTTTCAAGACTGTATCAATCTTTGTAAAAATGTTGTCCATAATGATACAAGCAAAAGCCAGATCAAGTCAGATGCGCTATATTTACTGTGTATCTCGTCTTTTGATATAAATAATTATGAAAAAGGTCAATTTTTCTTGGAGCAGTATGCTAAATTCGATCATATTTCAGGTGTTTCCGAAAAGGTTAAGATTGTAACTGCTATCGCTAATGGAAAAATAGGCAAAGTAGATTTGGCAATTGTACAACTTAATGATCTCATGTCAAAAACATCTATGAGAAATTCAACCACCGTTATCAGCCAACTAATTGAGTTATACCTGCAAAAGAACCACATCACAGCAGCCGAACATCTTCTAAGTTACGAAACTGCTTTTAGAGAGATGGTTATTACTTCGCCAGTTAAACAAGCTGAATTATCTAAATATTATCGACTTAAAGGGCTTGTTCTCCTGGCAAAAGTGAACATTGATGATGCGTTCGATTCCTTACTATACAGCGCATTAGAATATGCGAAAATAAAAAGGTACAATGAAGTATTTGAAAATTTCAGTATCATAACTAAACAATTACTGAAAAATAAAAGCCTTGTTAGCGATGAAACCATCCAGAAAATTGATGCTGTATTTGATGAACTGAAAAGAAAGAAAGAGGAAGGATAA